One region of Haladaptatus cibarius D43 genomic DNA includes:
- a CDS encoding AAA family ATPase, translated as MESPLWTETYAPDLSDLPQPAVRDYLERAVTEPINLVLYGPEGSGKTAAVRALAREAHDDPDNDLVEINVADFFDRTKKEIRNDPRFSNFLQGETAFSKQYRHGSSKRKKYKRQWSKREMINHVLKEYAGYAPSSGEYKTIVLDNAEAIREDFQQALRRVMEQYHETTQFVITTRQPTKLIPPIKSRCFPVSMRAPTEDEIIGVLEPILEAEEAEYDEMGLRFVAGYAKGDLRKAILGAQLLYEQEGAVTTDAYEVLREFGIRGRVEEMMTQAEKGQFTNARSSLDELLIDEGYSGGEVLEEIMDAFGRSNKYTGDALAEAVLLAAEVDMDLTEGTNDRLHLSHLLAELGAES; from the coding sequence ATGGAGTCGCCGCTGTGGACCGAAACGTATGCGCCCGACCTGTCCGACCTGCCCCAGCCAGCGGTGCGCGACTATCTGGAGCGGGCGGTAACCGAGCCGATAAACCTCGTTCTCTACGGGCCGGAAGGGAGCGGCAAAACCGCCGCCGTGCGGGCGCTAGCCCGTGAGGCGCACGACGACCCGGACAACGACCTCGTGGAAATCAACGTCGCGGATTTCTTCGATCGGACGAAAAAAGAGATACGGAACGACCCGCGATTTTCGAACTTTTTGCAGGGAGAAACCGCGTTCTCGAAGCAGTACCGCCACGGGTCGAGCAAGCGAAAAAAGTACAAACGGCAGTGGTCGAAACGGGAGATGATAAACCACGTTTTGAAGGAGTATGCAGGCTACGCGCCCTCCTCGGGCGAGTACAAAACTATCGTGCTGGACAACGCGGAAGCAATCCGCGAGGACTTCCAGCAGGCGCTTCGCCGAGTGATGGAACAGTACCACGAAACCACGCAGTTCGTCATCACGACGCGCCAACCGACGAAACTCATCCCGCCCATCAAATCGCGGTGTTTCCCCGTTTCGATGCGGGCACCCACCGAAGACGAGATTATCGGCGTCCTCGAACCGATTCTGGAGGCGGAGGAGGCAGAGTACGACGAAATGGGTCTTCGATTCGTCGCTGGCTACGCGAAGGGTGACCTACGCAAGGCGATTCTCGGTGCCCAACTGCTGTACGAACAGGAGGGTGCGGTTACCACCGACGCCTACGAAGTTCTCCGCGAGTTCGGCATCCGCGGGCGCGTGGAGGAAATGATGACGCAGGCCGAGAAGGGTCAGTTCACTAACGCTCGGAGTTCGCTGGACGAACTCCTCATCGACGAAGGCTACAGCGGCGGGGAAGTCCTTGAGGAGATTATGGACGCCTTCGGGCGCTCGAACAAGTACACGGGAGATGCGCTTGCAGAGGCGGTTCTGTTGGCCGCAGAGGTCGATATGGATTTGACCGAGGGAACCAACGACAGACTGCATCTCTCGCATCTTCTCGCGGAACTCGGTGCTGAATCGTAG